One window of the Eucalyptus grandis isolate ANBG69807.140 chromosome 6, ASM1654582v1, whole genome shotgun sequence genome contains the following:
- the LOC104448350 gene encoding uncharacterized protein LOC104448350 — protein sequence MASPLFKTHVHTNRHTNPSPPTTRLLPQKISSSSLQLPLHESIRRIALLPQTLPQRPWTSKLSAQASLSSPNPPASREEAIKQARTCLSTTLEKPLNNPKLAGKLKKLKQPRFRVEIPVVDDSPESLSQLVSDVFRDLPVKRKVSPVKILFLWPDKQSSAKGFRSSSSSQVEHTDVSSVTEDDDVRIFSSGDVVVVLAPGSSQLNVVKELAEIVYPKPVVLFNPKWAFDEEENFGELRGFVGSFEVIYSFMGLEVKGILSKRKGVIFKCVRDGVVSGERWAVLVDEEEGGSLKVVSRFNSRPSIGEVETVLYNLMAINSPITKSAKFLRELVSNVTGRK from the coding sequence ATGGCTTCCCCTCTCTTCAAAACTCATGTACACACCAACAGACACACGAATCCTAGTCCACCAACAACAAGATTGTTGCCCCAGAAAATCTCTTCTTCATCCCTCCAACTTCCCCTGCACGAATCCATTCGCCGTATCGCTCTACTTCCTCAAACGCTTCCTCAGAGACCCTGGACCAGCAAACTCTCTGCTCAAGCCTCTCTATCTTCTCCCAACCCACCAGCCTCAAGAGAAGAAGCTATCAAGCAAGCCAGGACTTGCCTCTCCACCACCTTAGAGAAGCCTCTCAACAACCCCAAGCTCGCCGGCAAGCTCAAGAAACTGAAGCAACCCAGGTTCAGGGTCGAGATCCCGGTTGTCGACGACTCGCCCGAATCGCTGTCCCAGCTCGTTTCCGACGTGTTCCGAGACTTGCCCGTGAAAAGAAAAGTCTCCCCTGTCAAGATTCTGTTCCTGTGGCCTGACAAACAGTCTTCTGCCAAAGGCTTTAGATCAAGTTCATCAAGTCAGGTGGAGCATACAGACGTGTCGTCAGTTACAGAGGATGATGATGTCCGGATCTTCAGTTCTGGTGATGTGGTGGTCGTTTTAGCTCCAGGGTCTTCGCAGTTGAATGTGGTGAAAGAATTGGCTGAGATAGTGTACCCGAAGCCGGTTGTACTGTTTAATCCCAAATGGGCATTTGATGAAGAGGAGAATTTTGGAGAGCTCAGGGGTTTTGTGGGATCATTTGAGGTAATTTATTCCTTCATGGGCTTGGAAGTTAAGGGGATTTTGAGTAAGAGGAAAGGAGTGATCTTTAAGTGCGTTAGAGATGGGGTGGTCAGTGGGGAGAGATGGGCTGTTCTTGtcgacgaagaagaaggagggagtTTGAAGGTGGTCTCGAGGTTCAACTCTCGGCCATCCATTGGTGAGGTCGAAACCGTGTTGTATAATTTGATGGCCATCAATTCGCCCATTACCAAGTCTGCAAAGTTCTTGAGGGAGCTCGTATCCAATGTAACTGGGAGAAAGTAG
- the LOC104448352 gene encoding photosynthetic NDH subunit of lumenal location 3, chloroplastic, whose translation MEGLANLNGLSKTLLSPVPALLSRRAAQKRLMVNDNLGLTSDNLQEPYLTLQTSRRTALGLTSVALVGSLGSGLALAEDNGYWLTGPIPVPPIYNKIANEKTGTRSFVRNGIYIADIKVKGSMFRLRKYAFDLLALGDLIGRDVLNYVRKYLRLKGTVMYYDFDKVISAAPASDKQPLTDLANRLFDDFEKLEDAAKKEDLPETQSCYQDTSIILQEVMDRMA comes from the exons ATGGAGGGTCTTGCAAACTTAAATGGCCTATCGAAGACCCTGCTTTCACCGGTTCCGGCCCTTCTGAGCCGTCGAGCCGCTCAGAAGAGATTGATGGTGAACGACAATCTGGGCCTTACTTCGGACAACCTTCAAGAACCATATTTGACGCTGCAAACTTCTCGTAGAACGGCTCTCGGCCTCACTTCGGTAGCCCTTGTTGGGAGCTTGGGCAGTGGATTAGCTCTCGCCGAGGACAATGGCTATTGGCTCACCGGCCCCATCCCGGTGCCTCCCATTTACAATA AGATTGCAAACGAGAAGACTGGGACAAGGTCTTTCGTGAGGAATGGAATTTACATTGCAGACATAAAAGTGAAAGGAAGCATGTTCAGGCTAAGGAAGTACGCATTTGATCTGCTAGCTTTGGGAGATCTGATTGGGAGAGATGTGTTGAATTATGTCAGGAAGTACTTGAGGCTCAAGGGGACTGTCATGTACTATGACTTTGATAAAGTGATCTCTGCTGCTCCTGCTTCTGATAAGCAGCCCCTCACTGATTTGGCCAACAGACTGTTTGACGACTTTGAGAAG CTTGAAGATGCTGCGAAGAAGGAGGACTTGCCAGAGACGCAATCTTGTTACCAAGACACCAGTATCATTCTTCAGGAGGTTATGGATAGAATGGCCTAA
- the LOC104448353 gene encoding 21.7 kDa class VI heat shock protein isoform X2: MSTCKQLDVKTDDHAPKKWSVALNDDVFKQFFSQGSPVVHGVFGDGSLFSPFLFGKFFDPCDAFPLWDFDSDALLSKLRSCGQTTVEWFQTDNDYVLKSEIPVLGENGVQIYTDNGKVVEISGQWKPHRESKTKDWRCGRWWEHGYVRRLELPDDADWRKLEAKLSSEKYLEIRIPKANLHSDNVQGKNGVAGCS; encoded by the exons ATGAGCACTTGCAAACAGCTGGATGTTAAAACCGACGATCATGCTCCCAAAAAGTGGTCGGTCGCGTTGAACGATGACGTGTTCAAGCAGTTCTTCAGCCAGGGCAGTCCGGTGGTCCACGGGGTTTTCGGCGACGGCTCGCTGTTTAGCCCCTTTTTGTTCGGGAAATTCTTTGATCCATGTGATGCTTTCCCTCTGTGGGACTTCGATTCGGATGCGCTCTTGTCCAAACTTCGCAGTTGCGGCCAGACCACCGTCGAATGGTTTCAGACCGATAATGATTACGTGTTGAAATCGGAAATTCCAG TTTTAGGGGAAAACGGTGTCCAGATTTATACTGATAATGGAAAGGTGGTGGAAATTAGTGGGCAATGGAAGCCACACAGAGAGTCCAAGACCAAGGATTGGAGATGTGGGCGCTGGTGGGAACATGGATACGTGAGGAGGCTTGAGCTGCCAGATGATGCAGATTGGAGGAAATTAGAGGCAAAGCTGAGCAGTGAGAAGTATCTAGAAATCAGAATCCCGAAAGCCAATTTGCATTCCGACAACGTGCAGGGAAAGAACGGGGTGGCGGGATGTAGCTGA
- the LOC104448353 gene encoding 21.7 kDa class VI heat shock protein isoform X1 — translation MSTCKQLDVKTDDHAPKKWSVALNDDVFKQFFSQGSPVVHGVFGDGSLFSPFLFGKFFDPCDAFPLWDFDSDALLSKLRSCGQTTVEWFQTDNDYVLKSEIPAVLGENGVQIYTDNGKVVEISGQWKPHRESKTKDWRCGRWWEHGYVRRLELPDDADWRKLEAKLSSEKYLEIRIPKANLHSDNVQGKNGVAGCS, via the exons ATGAGCACTTGCAAACAGCTGGATGTTAAAACCGACGATCATGCTCCCAAAAAGTGGTCGGTCGCGTTGAACGATGACGTGTTCAAGCAGTTCTTCAGCCAGGGCAGTCCGGTGGTCCACGGGGTTTTCGGCGACGGCTCGCTGTTTAGCCCCTTTTTGTTCGGGAAATTCTTTGATCCATGTGATGCTTTCCCTCTGTGGGACTTCGATTCGGATGCGCTCTTGTCCAAACTTCGCAGTTGCGGCCAGACCACCGTCGAATGGTTTCAGACCGATAATGATTACGTGTTGAAATCGGAAATTCCAG CAGTTTTAGGGGAAAACGGTGTCCAGATTTATACTGATAATGGAAAGGTGGTGGAAATTAGTGGGCAATGGAAGCCACACAGAGAGTCCAAGACCAAGGATTGGAGATGTGGGCGCTGGTGGGAACATGGATACGTGAGGAGGCTTGAGCTGCCAGATGATGCAGATTGGAGGAAATTAGAGGCAAAGCTGAGCAGTGAGAAGTATCTAGAAATCAGAATCCCGAAAGCCAATTTGCATTCCGACAACGTGCAGGGAAAGAACGGGGTGGCGGGATGTAGCTGA